In one Acanthochromis polyacanthus isolate Apoly-LR-REF ecotype Palm Island chromosome 20, KAUST_Apoly_ChrSc, whole genome shotgun sequence genomic region, the following are encoded:
- the xkr9 gene encoding LOW QUALITY PROTEIN: XK-related protein 9 (The sequence of the model RefSeq protein was modified relative to this genomic sequence to represent the inferred CDS: inserted 2 bases in 1 codon), with product MLQSDNQYSKLRWLLTLGGLFLYVFDIWTDVGLALKHFQDGHYVWSGLTVMFVLTGLLVTQIFSIAWYWDDMSNVFNKPAGKIKHIRPXTKCGLAALHVFGMGVFTRYYHLLKKGIDVIWTSTNSYTEEEIRDVHKILFGLATDLSMLRLFEAFLESVPQLLLQIYIILGHDEGSVMQYLSVAFSFFNAAWALVDYRRCLRRSLPNIREMPSGLPTAIYLLYKLCTITSHILSYSLLLMLSTYSTIALTVVWLLGTVWTHLLHTNFCESRSLEILYRAVVGVILTFTFFNVKGQNTKVPMIIYYSFYYVVNFAAPILLYFFKQDLQTSTFLLVSIGLISGCSVLGMLCLLVYYLFLHPRGKQREADEVDGLREETETTSRISRFLQP from the exons ATGCTTCAGTCAGACAACCAGTACTCCAAACTGCGATGGTTATTAACCCTTGGTGGACTCTTCTTGTATGTGTTTGACATATGGACAGACGTCGGACTGGCTCTGAAACATTTCCAGGACGGGCACTATGTGTGGAGTGGACTGACTGTAATGTTTGTTCTGACTGGGCTGCTGGTCACCCAGATCTTCAGTATCGCCTGGTACTGGGATGATATGAGCAATGTTTTCAATAAACCCGCAGGGAAAATCAAGCACATCAGGCC GACAAAATGTGGACTTGCTGCCCTGCATGTATTTGGAATGGGCGTCTTCACCAG GTATTATCACCTTCTGAAGAAAGGCATCGACGTGATTTGGACATCAACAAATTCCTACACAGAGGAAGAAATCAGGGATGTGCATAAGATACTGTTTGGTCTGGCGACTGATCTGAGCATGTTGAGACTGTTTGAGGCGTTCCTGGAGAGTGTCCCCCAGCTCCTTTTACAGATTTATATAATCTTAGGCCATGATGAGGGCTCAGTCATGCAGT ATTTATCTGTGGCCTTCTCCTTCTTCAATGCTGCCTGGGCGTTGGTGGACTATCGCCGCTGTTTGCGCAGGTCTCTTCCCAACATCAGAGAGATGCCTTCCGGCCTCCCCACAGCCATCTACCTCCTTTACAAACTCTGCACCATCACCAGCCACATTCTCAGCTACAGCCTCCTTCTCATGTTAAGCACCTACAGCACAATAGCCCTCACTGTCGTTTGGCTGCTGGGAACAGTATGGACACACTTGCTTCACACCAACTTCTGCGAATCCAGAAGCCTCGAAATTCTCTACCGGGCAGTCGTAGGAGTCATCCTCACGTTCACCTTTTTCAACGTGAAAGGACAGAACACGAAAGTCCCCATGATCATCTATTACTCTTTCTACTATGTTGTAAATTTTGCGGCCCcaatattgttgtatttttttaagcagGACCTGCAGACAAGCACATTTTTGCTGGTAAGCATTGGTTTGATCTCTGGATGTTCAGTTCTGGGGATGCTGTGTCTCTTGGTGTACTATCTATTCCTGCACCCCAGGGGGAAGCAGCGTGAGGCGGATGAGGTGGACGGCCTGAGAGAAGAAACGGAAACGACAAGCAGAATAAGTAGATTCTTGCAACCTTGA